The window TGGTTTTCTTCCACGGATGTTTTCTGGATAACAATGCGCCGGGAGTCGGACGCTCCATTATAGATGTGTTGGCAGGCCTTGGGATTAGGGTTGTGGTTCCGGCCCAGGTATGCTGCGGGTTGCCGGCCCTGGCCAACGGGGATTTAAACGGCGCAAAGAGATTTGCCCATAAAAATATCTCTGCCTTATCGGAATATATAGATAACGGGTACGATGTGATCTACTCCTGCCCATCCTGCGGTAATACCCTGACCCAGGATTATCCGGAAATTCTGGACGCTTCCCATGGAAAGAAAATAGCCCGGAACACCTATGATGTTTACGAATATCTATTAATGCTGATGAAAACAGGCGAAATCAATCCCTTCTTTTCTCCTGTGCATAAAAGAGTTGCCTATCATATCCCCTGTCACCTGAGAGCCATGGGAATCGGCTATCCTGCCGCCAAACTGCTTGGAATGATTCCGGGACTGACCATCCGGATCCACGACGACCATTGCTGCGGCCTGTCAGGCAGTTATGGGTTTAAAGCAAAGTTTGAAGAAACCGCCATGAAACTTGGAACCATTGCAGCCGATGCCATCCTGGAAACGGCACCGGATATTCTGATCTCCGACTGTGGTACCTGCCGCATTCAGATGAGTCATTTCACAAAGCTGGATGCCATGGATCCCATCCAGGTTTTAAGCCTTTCCCTGAACCCGGGCCATAATAAATAAAGAATAAAAGGAAAAAATGAGCGAAAAAAAATACATCCTTGCCATTGACCAGGGCACAACAAGCTCAAGGGCCATCGTTTTTGATAAAGCAGGCAATATGATACATGTCAGTCAAAAAGAGTTTGCCCAGATTTTTCCAAAACCGGGCTGGGTTGAACATGATGCCATGGAGATCTGGTCTTCCGTCCAGGCGGTAACGGCCCAGGCCCTTGCGGCCAGGGATATTTCCGGAGATCAGATTGCAGCCATCGGCATCACGAACCAGAGGGAAACAACCGTTGTCTGGGATAAAAATACCGGCAGGCCCGTCTGCAACGCCATTGTGTGGCAGTCCCGCCAGACTGCGGGCATTTGTGAAGAATTAAAAGCAGCAGGCCTTAACGAAAAATTCAAAGACAAAACAGGCCTTCTCATTGACGCCTATTTTTCGGGTACCAAAGTAAAATGGATTCTGGACAATGTTGAGGGGGCAAGGTCCAAAGCCGAAAAAGGAGATCTGTTGTTCGGCACCATTGACACCTGGCTGACCTGGAAGCTGACCCATGGTGCAGCCCATGTGACAGATTATTCCAATGCATCCAGAACCCTGATGTATAATATCCATGATCTTAAGTGGGATGAAGAGCTGCTTTCCCACCTTACGGTACCGGCCTGTATGCTGCCAGAGGTCCGGCCGTCTTCCCAAATTTACGGCAAAACCACCCCGGAAACCTTCTACGGATTTGAGATACCCATTGCCGGCCTGGCCGGAGACCAGCAGGCCGCGTTGTTCGGCCAGGCATGCTTTCTGGACGGCATGGCCAAAAATACCTATGGCACCGGCTGTTTCATGCTCATGAACACCGGTGAAAAAGCCGTTAAATCCGCCAACGGCCTTTTGACCACCATTGCCTGGGGGATTGACGGAAAAGTCGTTTATGCCCTGGAAGGTTCCGTGTTTGTTGCGGGGTCCGCCATTCAATGGCTGCGCGACGGATTGAGAATGTTCCGGAAATCGTCTGACAGCGAAGTCTATGCGAACCGGGTCCAAAGCACAGATGGCGTCTATGTTGTGCCCGCCTTTGTCGGTTTGGGGACTCCCTACTGGGATTCGAATGTCAGAGGCGCCATATTCGGTATCACAAGAGGGACCCAAAAAGAACATTTTATCCGGGCCACCCTTGAATCCCTGGCCTACCAGACCAGGGACGTTCTTTGTGCCATGGAAGAAGATTCCGGCATACCCATCAAAAAACTTCGTGTTGATGGCAGTGCATGCGCCAATAACTTTTTGTGTCAGTTCCAAAGCGATATCCTGGGCTGCGTTGTCGAAAGGCCGAAATGCATTGAAACCACAGCTTTGGGTGCCGCCTACCTGGCTGGTCTGGCGGTAGGATACTGGAGCGGCACGGGACAGATTGCTCAATTGTGGAAACTGGAAAAGGTTTTTGACGTTAAAATGCCGAAACAAGAATCTGCCAGGCACTATGAAGGATGGAAAAAGGCTGTTAAAGCATCAATGTGCTTTTCTATTTGAAAACAGAGGTAACAGCAAAATGCTGTATGCTTTACAACAGATCGTTCATTACAGTTTACATTTGGCTTTTCCAGGTGTGATTTCCTGGTTATTTTTTAAAGAATGCTGGAAAAAGGCATGGTTAATAATGCTTTTAACAATGCTTGTGGATATGGACCATTTAGTGGCTGATCCGATGTTCGATCCGACAAGATGCAGCATAGGATTTCATCCTTTACATTCTTACTATGCCATTTTTGTTTATTTTCTGTTTTTTTTCTTTTCCAGGGCGAAAACGATCAAAATAGTGTCCATCGGGTTGCTTTTTCATATGTTCACGGATTATCAGGATTGTCTTTGGATGAAATTGACAAGTTGAATGATCTTGTTTTTAGCGACTTGATTCTGCGGACGGGGCTGCTTTTGTCGGAGTTATGGGGATATCGTATCGTCGGTCATTTAAGTGCTGCATTCCGGTTATGGATTTTCTGTTGTTTAGCCAGTCGTTCCAGTACGTCGTGCCTGAAACCGTATTTCAGTAAATAATGACCGATGGGGCGCTGAAGATTTTTTTGTTTGTATAAAAGCGCCAGAAGGTTCCGTTGTGTGAAATATTCATTTCGAACTGCATAATCACCAAATCTTTCATTGAATTTACGGTGGGTAAGAATATATTTCAGCTGTCCTGAATCAATTAAGCCCAAACTAACCGCAATCTGACCTATGGGCGGACGATCTCTGCGCTGCCGGACAATTATGTCAATAAGCGTATTCCAGGATATGTATCTGGAATAATAAAGATATTGACCAATCAACAGCTTCCTTTTGGGAATGGTTCCCTTGTTTGAATAAAAATGATCATTGCCTGGGTTTGAGTTAAATTTCTTCAGCGGTTTCCAATACTCTGCCGGGCGTTTGGGGGGGCAGGGCTTTGATAGTTGCATCAAAACGCGTCCATCCCCTTTTATAGCGGCAATTAAACGTTCATAGGCCTGGGTAAGGGTCTGAAATCGTTCATTTAAAATTGTTTCATCCAGACCCAATGCCGCGGCACGATCCGGATGTGTTTCAAATACCTGGCAGCGGTATGCATCCTTAATTCCAGACGGCTTCAGATATTTTAAAAATTCTAGAGAAACCTCGACTTCAGGACCAAATAACACACCGCAGGCATCAAATAACTCTGAGGCGGTAGAATATGAATTCATTGAGTCTTCCAGTTCACATCTTAATTCAGAAAGAAACGGTTAAACTGATATCATCCAACCATTGATATCATATGAATAATATATCCCCCAAACTGTCAAGACCGATTTTCGGATTTTGCATGGCAATAT is drawn from uncultured Desulfobacter sp. and contains these coding sequences:
- a CDS encoding anaerobic glycerol-3-phosphate dehydrogenase subunit C, with amino-acid sequence MKENFQHCIKCTLCEEHCPVYLVDPGFPGPKQAGPDAERFRMDNHMPVDEWVRKCAQCRRCDVACPHDVNPSHFIFQAIVRYASAHGKGLAPSVFAANFYLGRLGSFFAPITNFVSGNKQMKKMFRLLGISTYLPFPRFYFQTLSRNRKRKGSGKGKPKVVFFHGCFLDNNAPGVGRSIIDVLAGLGIRVVVPAQVCCGLPALANGDLNGAKRFAHKNISALSEYIDNGYDVIYSCPSCGNTLTQDYPEILDASHGKKIARNTYDVYEYLLMLMKTGEINPFFSPVHKRVAYHIPCHLRAMGIGYPAAKLLGMIPGLTIRIHDDHCCGLSGSYGFKAKFEETAMKLGTIAADAILETAPDILISDCGTCRIQMSHFTKLDAMDPIQVLSLSLNPGHNK
- the glpK gene encoding glycerol kinase GlpK; protein product: MSEKKYILAIDQGTTSSRAIVFDKAGNMIHVSQKEFAQIFPKPGWVEHDAMEIWSSVQAVTAQALAARDISGDQIAAIGITNQRETTVVWDKNTGRPVCNAIVWQSRQTAGICEELKAAGLNEKFKDKTGLLIDAYFSGTKVKWILDNVEGARSKAEKGDLLFGTIDTWLTWKLTHGAAHVTDYSNASRTLMYNIHDLKWDEELLSHLTVPACMLPEVRPSSQIYGKTTPETFYGFEIPIAGLAGDQQAALFGQACFLDGMAKNTYGTGCFMLMNTGEKAVKSANGLLTTIAWGIDGKVVYALEGSVFVAGSAIQWLRDGLRMFRKSSDSEVYANRVQSTDGVYVVPAFVGLGTPYWDSNVRGAIFGITRGTQKEHFIRATLESLAYQTRDVLCAMEEDSGIPIKKLRVDGSACANNFLCQFQSDILGCVVERPKCIETTALGAAYLAGLAVGYWSGTGQIAQLWKLEKVFDVKMPKQESARHYEGWKKAVKASMCFSI
- a CDS encoding DUF6122 family protein — translated: MLYALQQIVHYSLHLAFPGVISWLFFKECWKKAWLIMLLTMLVDMDHLVADPMFDPTRCSIGFHPLHSYYAIFVYFLFFFFSRAKTIKIVSIGLLFHMFTDYQDCLWMKLTS
- a CDS encoding J domain-containing protein; the protein is MNSYSTASELFDACGVLFGPEVEVSLEFLKYLKPSGIKDAYRCQVFETHPDRAAALGLDETILNERFQTLTQAYERLIAAIKGDGRVLMQLSKPCPPKRPAEYWKPLKKFNSNPGNDHFYSNKGTIPKRKLLIGQYLYYSRYISWNTLIDIIVRQRRDRPPIGQIAVSLGLIDSGQLKYILTHRKFNERFGDYAVRNEYFTQRNLLALLYKQKNLQRPIGHYLLKYGFRHDVLERLAKQQKIHNRNAALK